The following are encoded together in the Microtus pennsylvanicus isolate mMicPen1 chromosome 8, mMicPen1.hap1, whole genome shotgun sequence genome:
- the LOC142855752 gene encoding taste receptor type 2 member 140-like — translation MNAVLYCILLTTLSVEFLMGTLGNAFIVLVNIMDGVKRRKISFIDQILTTLAISRIAFLFSLIAHLFVYKWYPATIITREIVRQTCIFFTVTNHFSVWLATCLSIFYFLKIANFSNSIFLHLKWRVKKMVSGTLLASLLLLFLNVLVIDTHIDIIIYRIEANIFFSAISSNYSQVARLVLLTNTMVTLIPFTVTLTVFLLLIFSLWQHLKNMQYNSKGSRDISKAAHIKALHMVVTFLLLYSIFFLSLILQFCDFKYKQKTSVSLLFCVIGVAFPSGHSCVLILGNTKLRQAFISMMWLLRCRLSAGELSVS, via the coding sequence ATGAATGCTGTCCTATATTGCATATTATTAACTACTTTAAGTGTGGAATTTCTAATGGGAACTTTAGGCAATGCATTCATAGTGCTAGTGAACATTATGGACGGGGTAAAGAGGAGAAAGATATCTTTCATAGACCAGATCTTGACTACTCTGGCAATTTCCagaattgcttttctcttttcgCTAATTgcacatttatttgtatataaatgGTATCCAGCCACAATAATAACTAGAGAAATTGTGAGACaaacttgtattttctttacaGTAACCAATCACTTCAGTGTCTGGCTTGCTACATGTCTCAGCATCTTCTATTTTCTCAAGATAGCCAATTTTTCAAACTctatttttcttcatctgaaGTGGAGAGTTAAAAAAATGGTTTCAGGGACACTGTTGGCATCTCTGCTTCtcctgtttttaaatgttttagtcatagacacacacattgaTATCATCATTTACAGAATTGAAGCAAATATATTCTTCAGTGCCATATCAAGTAATTATTCTCAAGTTGCTAGGCTCGTTTTACTTACCAACACTATGGTCACACTCATCCCCTTCACCGTGACCCTGACTGTGTTTCtcctgctcatcttctccctgtggCAACATCTGAAGAACATGCAGTACAATTCCAAAGGCTCTAGAGACATCAGCAAGGCAGCCCACATAAAGGCCCTGCATATGGTGGTCACATTCCTGTTACtgtacagcattttttttctgtcacttaTTTTGCAGTTTTGTGACTTTAAATATAAGCAGAAAActtcagtttctctccttttctgtgttATTGGAGTTGCTTTCCCTTCTGGCCACTCTTGTGTCTTGATTCTGGGAAACACTAAACTTAGACAGGCATTTATTTCTATGATGTGGCTGCTGAGGTGCAGGCTCAGTGCTGGGGAGCTCTCAGTTTCCTAA